In the genome of Bremerella sp. P1, the window ACCCAGTCGCCGGCTCGCCTTCATGCCGAGTGGGTGCAAATGAAAGGACGTCCAATGTGGGATGTAACTCTCACGGACGAGCAGTTGTCGCTTCGTTAAAACGGACTTCGAACTTTTAAGGGCCAAGAGTTTTGCCGCACCCTGGAAATACGCAAACAGTTTATCTATCCGAGGGCTCCCTCGCAGAGCTCCCAAGGATTTGTCAGCAGTACGGTGCAACGCACACGTTCCTGGTTGTTGACGAAGTTGCGTACAAGCTGTCAGGAGCGGCGGCACAGCTGCGTCAGTTCCTTCCGCCCGATGCGATCACCCTTTTTAGTGGCTTCGAGCCGAACCCCAAGATAGAAGATGTGGAGCGCGGGGTTGCCAAATGTCGTGCCGCGAATCCTGACCTGGTGATTGCCTTGGGAGGAGGTACGGCAATCGACCTCGCCAAGATGATCGCTTCGATGACGCGTCATAGGGAAAGTCCTCGCGACATCGCAGTTGGAGGTCTATCACTGCAACAAGGTACGTTACCTTTGGTCGCCGTTCCAACCACAGCTGGCACAGGAAGCGAAGCAACTCATTTTGCCGTCGTTTACGTTGATGGTCAGAAGTATTCGGTTGCCGATCCATGCTTGCTACCAGCCGTTGCCGTGGTTGATCCCAAGCTGACCTATAGTGTTCCCACAAGAATGACTGCCGCAACCGGATTGGATGCCTTTTGCCAGGCCATCGAATCGATCTGGGCGGTCGGCGCCACTGACGAATCGGTCGCGTATGCGACCTCCGCCGCGACGCTCGCTTTCGAGCACTTGCCAACGGCTACCAATGCTCCGACCCCTGAAGCTCGGCGTGCGATGAGCCTCGCTTCGCATCTCGCCGGCAAAGCAATCAACATTAGCAAGACGACGCTTCCTCACGCGATTTCCTATGCGATAACCGCCGACTATGGTATTCCTCACGGGGCGGCTGTCGCGACAACCCTGAGCAGCGTTCTGGCCTATAACTTCGGTATCTCAAACTCAGATTGTGCCGACCAGCGAGGCACTGATCATGTTCGGAAGCGGCTATCGCTGATTCTCGATATTTTGAAGGCGGCATCCGTAGAAGAAGCCTGCCGGCAGATTGAAGCATTCGTCAGCTCACTTGGCTGTAAGCCAACCCTCGCTGCCGCTGGTATCCGTACGGACGAAAGCCTGCGCGGTCTGGCTAGTCGGGTAAACGCTGCTCGGCTTTCTAACAATCCCCGCATGGCCAATCAGGAAGAACTATTTTCACTTCTTCAAGGTAGAGCGACGATCCTCAACGGAAGCCGACGCAAAACGATTCCGCCAAAAGCCACGGCCGGTTAACCCAATATTCATCGCAGTCCTTACACTTAAGATCCCATGACCCCATCCAATAGCAGTATTCAGCTTGTCGTTTTTGACTGGGCCGGCACAACCATCGATTTCGGTTCGTGTGCTCCGGCAACCGCTTTCGCCAAAGTCTTTGCTGCTCACGGTGTTCAGGTATCTGACGAAGAAGCACGTCGTCCGATGGGGTTGAATAAGCGGGAACATCTCGTCGCGATGCTCAGCAACTACGAGATCGCAAAACGCTGGCTCGATTCCAAAGGGACCTCCTGGACAGATGCCGATGTCTCGCAGATGTACGATCAATTCGTTCCGTATCAACTCGAAGCGATCCAACAAAGCAGTCAATTGGTGCCGCAGCTACTCGAGGTGGTCCGCAATTTACGGGCGGACGAAATCAAAATCGGTAGTACCACAGGCTACTTCCGCGCTGCGGCTGATTTGGTGTCCCAGGCAGCAGAGGAGCAGGGCTTTGTACCCGACGCCAACGTCTGTGCCGACGATGTCCCCAAGGGCCGGCCGGCCCCGTGGATGATCTACCAACTCATGCAGACGCTCAACGTGTACCCTCCGCAAACCGTCGTCAAGATCGGTGATACCGTCGCGGACATTGAAGCTGGGCGAAATGCCGGGTGTTGGACCGTCGGAATCTGTGACAGTAGCAGCATCATGGGCCTGAGTTGCGAAGAATATTGTCAGTTGGATACGGATGAAAAAACCAAGCGACTTGAAACAACGTCTGCCGTATTCCAGAACGCCGGCAGTCATTTTACGATTGCCTCAATCGAAGATCTCCCGCGAGTCCTACGTCACATCAATCAGCGGCTTGCTGCTGGAGAACGTCCCTAAGCGATCTGTTTCAATCCGTTTACCCAATCCGTTCCCCCAGAAACTTCTGACCCATGAGTTCCGCCAGCCTACCGGATCAATCCTCGAAGCGATCAGAGTCTTTCTGGGCATTTTGGGCCGTCTTCGCCGCATTCGGTACGTACTTCTGCATGTACGGTTTTCGCAAGCCGTTCACAGTCGCCGAATATGACGGAACCATGGTCGGTGGAATCGACTTCAAGACGATCGTCGTCTCGACCCAAGTCCTGGGCTATATGTTGTCCAAGTTCCTTGGCATCAAGATCATTTCCGAGATGCCGCCGAAACGTCGTGCGATTGCCCTGCTCGGACTGATTCTAGCCGCCGAGGCCGCACTGGCTCTATTTGGCATCATGCCTCGTCCATGGAATGCGGTTGGGCTGTTTCTCAATGGATTGTGTCTGGGGATGGTCTTTGGCCTGGTACTCGGTTTCCTGGAGGGGCGACGTCTTACCGAAGCACTGGTGGCCGGTCTTTGCACCAGCTTTATTCTCGCCGACGGGGTCACCAAGTCGGTCGGAGCGTGGCTATTGGCCAACGGAGTGCGTGAAGACTGGATGCCGTTCACGGCCGGACTGATCTTCTTGCTCCCCCTTTGCATATGCGTCGCGATGCTAACCAAGGTTCCCGCACCCAACGAACAAGATGTGGAAGCCAGGTCGCCCCGCGATACGATGACACCGCAAGATCGCTGGTCGCTCTTTAGCCGTTATGCCCTGGGGCTATCCATTCTGGTTGCCATCTACCTTTTGATCACCATCATCCGCAGCATCCGGGCTGACTTCGCCGCGGAATTATGGGGAGATCTAGGACAAGAAGCAGTTCCATTGCTTTTCACTCGCTCGGAGATGTGGGTTGCGTTGGGAGTCATGTTTGTGAATGGTCTTTCGATTTACGTTCGCAACAATCGCCTGGCCTTCTATCTATCCTTGGGAATATGTGCCCTTGGCTTTGTCATCGTCGCAGTCGCTTTGCTTGGACAACAAACGCAATCCATTGGGGCGTTTCAGTTCATGGTGCTCATTGGCTTTGGCCTATATCTACCCTATGTCGCGATCCACACCACCGTCTTCGAACGCCTTCTGGCGATGACCCGCGAACGAGGAAACCTTGGTTTTCTCATGTATCTCGCAGATGCGTTTGGTTATTTGGGGTACGTGGTGATCATGTTCTCGCGTAACTTGTTTATCGGCCGCGAGAACTTCCTCGACTTTTTCACTTCGGTATGTTGGATCGCCACGGGCGCGTCCCTCTTGGCGTTATTTGTCGCTTCGTTTTACTTCGTCAACCATGGCCGGCAGCCAGCGACATCATCTGCGATTGCGGAACGCGTTTAGTTCTTACAATGTGCTCTGGCTGACAATCTATCGCCAGGTGAGCACGCGAAATAGACCTTTGCGACTGCGAAATCTTTCCGGCATGGCCAGAAGATAGTCGCGAAAGATGCTCAGGAGCATCGACACAACAAAAAATATTCCGCCGCCGATCATCATGTAGACCGCCACGCCTTGGAGCTGCTCAGGCAGGCGGATGTAAACCACAAGCGTGCCAACGTACAGCAACATGGCAATAGCACCGAAGATGGTGGTGGAACGTATTCGGAACAAGATTCCAGTCCCAAGCAGACTCAGTCCGACGGCGATCGCTCCTATTTCGTGGACCAGTCGCCAATACGTCGTTTCACTGTAAAACTCAAAACGTTGGCCTAGCAGGCCGGTCACCATCGGAGCGGCCATGAGCAGGCTGCCAACAACCAGTCCTAGTGTGACCCAATCGTCCTGACGCTCGCCTTCCTGGGCCCACCCAATGTGAGAAGCGATCAGCATCACGAATCCCAAAGCTGCCAATAAGATCTCTAGTTTCTGCCAAGGCTCAAGCGTCAGACCAAATGCAATCAGTAACAACGCAGAGCACCCCTGAAGTATGGCCAGGGCCACGTACCATCGACTGGCCACTCGGGGAACAACAAGTATCGACGCGAATAGCGAAGTGACAATCATTCCCAGCAAGAGAATCAACGTTCCGCCATGAAAACCCACCATCAGCAGACGATTCAGTCCCAGCAGCACACTACCAGTCCCAGCCAGGCTCAAAAGAACTTGTCCGCTGACTCCAAGTGAACGACGTCCAGCCCCCGAGTCAGCACGTCCTAGATCCAATATGCGGTCCACGAGTATGACGACCAGCCCGATTAATCCAAACGTAAACAGCCCCACTTCATACGAAGTACCCCAATAGTGCTCTAGCTGCACCACGGCAGCGCTGCCGGCTAAAAGTGCCAGGATGTTCCCAGCTGACCGATTGGATATGGTTGAGTAAATCACGAAAAACAGGCTCACTTCGAGAAGATAGAGTGCGAGCATCAGTTCGCTCGCTTGCCCTGTAAGTGGCTCCGTTCTCCGAATCGGTAGCACGTAGGCGGAAGCGATCACAGCGAGCGTGAGCAGTCCCGTTCCGCACAAAGCCGCTACCAGCACGTTCGCGCCGATTTGATTGCCGAATCGTCTCGCCACGAGACAATACCCTAGCGGAACGATCATCAGCAACGGGCCAGCCAGATCCCAAGCTTCCCAGTTCAACAAGGCCAATCCACTAAACACGGTCAATAGCACGGCGATGCATGAGCATATCGCGTACGTCATGCCTAGATACACTTGCCGGTCTCGCGCCATCCATAGGCCCAGCCAGCACGCCACTGCGGTTGTCCCTATGGCGGCAGCAAACAACAGCGTTATCTCTTGAGCTAGGAAGAATTGGAAGTTCGTTCGAAGATATCCAGCAATTGCCATCGACAAGGGAACCAGTAGAAACACGCACGCCATCGTCTGCATCGTGGTAGACAATGTGATCGATCGATTTCCCTCTTGCTCTGCCTTCCTCAGGCTGCCGGTGGCCCAGGCAAATGCCTGGAAGACAATTGCCGTCACCGCCACGACCAGCATAATGAGTTCTGCCGTTACCGGGACTGGCAGCGCGTCGACGAACATCACCTCGGCCCAGAGAAAAGTGGCGATCCCTCCGCAGACCCAAACCGCCTGTCGTGTCACGAACAAGTAGGAATAGCCATAAAGATATGTCGCACCGAGGCAAAGACCGACGGCCAGCAACTTCAATTTGGTGCTTGTCACCAGTGATGGCTCATCGAAGGGCAATGGGCCATTCCACCAGAGACTCCACAAGTCGGACAATACCCCGCCGTAGGTCCAGGAACTGACCGTCCAACTCACGAGCACGAAAAGTCCACCCAAGAGGACACAATGTCCGGCACGATAGAAAGCCCTGCCAAAGTCTTCGCGGTTGAACGGCCCATCACCGGGGACGAACGCTCTCTCGGCATGGATTGCGACGGCACCAATAGCAATCAACAGCGAGGAAACCGCGGCGCCTTCCCAGAATCTGGCGACACTTTGGTCGCCCAAGATCATCAGCCCGGTAAGCGTGATGCCCCCGACCATTGCATAGGCGAATAGGGAATCACGAACTAAGTACGCACAAGAAGCATAGAGGACGGCGATGACCAGGGCAGGAATCCACAGGTGCCCTCCCTCATCTAAAACAATCAAACCCTGAGCATCATAGTACCAAAGATGCAGGGGCATGACCAAACAAGCCAACAACGTAAGCCCACGGCCGGCCGTTTCGTATCGCGTGAATCGCAGCAAGTAGGCACCGCTTCCAAGTACCGCGAGGTTTGCGACCGCTGCGCACGCCGCAATCACCTTCGGGTCGTCAAAGAAACCTTGAGTCGC includes:
- a CDS encoding phosphonoacetaldehyde reductase; the encoded protein is MPHPGNTQTVYLSEGSLAELPRICQQYGATHTFLVVDEVAYKLSGAAAQLRQFLPPDAITLFSGFEPNPKIEDVERGVAKCRAANPDLVIALGGGTAIDLAKMIASMTRHRESPRDIAVGGLSLQQGTLPLVAVPTTAGTGSEATHFAVVYVDGQKYSVADPCLLPAVAVVDPKLTYSVPTRMTAATGLDAFCQAIESIWAVGATDESVAYATSAATLAFEHLPTATNAPTPEARRAMSLASHLAGKAINISKTTLPHAISYAITADYGIPHGAAVATTLSSVLAYNFGISNSDCADQRGTDHVRKRLSLILDILKAASVEEACRQIEAFVSSLGCKPTLAAAGIRTDESLRGLASRVNAARLSNNPRMANQEELFSLLQGRATILNGSRRKTIPPKATAG
- the phnX gene encoding phosphonoacetaldehyde hydrolase — translated: MTPSNSSIQLVVFDWAGTTIDFGSCAPATAFAKVFAAHGVQVSDEEARRPMGLNKREHLVAMLSNYEIAKRWLDSKGTSWTDADVSQMYDQFVPYQLEAIQQSSQLVPQLLEVVRNLRADEIKIGSTTGYFRAAADLVSQAAEEQGFVPDANVCADDVPKGRPAPWMIYQLMQTLNVYPPQTVVKIGDTVADIEAGRNAGCWTVGICDSSSIMGLSCEEYCQLDTDEKTKRLETTSAVFQNAGSHFTIASIEDLPRVLRHINQRLAAGERP
- a CDS encoding DUF5690 family protein; amino-acid sequence: MSSASLPDQSSKRSESFWAFWAVFAAFGTYFCMYGFRKPFTVAEYDGTMVGGIDFKTIVVSTQVLGYMLSKFLGIKIISEMPPKRRAIALLGLILAAEAALALFGIMPRPWNAVGLFLNGLCLGMVFGLVLGFLEGRRLTEALVAGLCTSFILADGVTKSVGAWLLANGVREDWMPFTAGLIFLLPLCICVAMLTKVPAPNEQDVEARSPRDTMTPQDRWSLFSRYALGLSILVAIYLLITIIRSIRADFAAELWGDLGQEAVPLLFTRSEMWVALGVMFVNGLSIYVRNNRLAFYLSLGICALGFVIVAVALLGQQTQSIGAFQFMVLIGFGLYLPYVAIHTTVFERLLAMTRERGNLGFLMYLADAFGYLGYVVIMFSRNLFIGRENFLDFFTSVCWIATGASLLALFVASFYFVNHGRQPATSSAIAERV